In a single window of the Bacillus clarus genome:
- a CDS encoding cation diffusion facilitator family transporter — MNSLSNKEADKGAIVSIIAYIFLSSIKIIISYITLSSALRADGLNNLTDIGASLAILIGLKISRKPRDPDHPYGHSRAEQIASLVASFIMATVGLEVVISAVQSFFNPQQTAPNVLAAWISLFCAVVMYGVYRYNKKIAQRTKSKALEAAAKDNLSDALVSIGTVIGIVASQFHMPILDPIAALVVGLIICKTAWDIFVESSHMLTDGIDPDKMEEYSQAVQLVSGVEHIVDIRARMYGNQTYVDITIEVDAHMDVSRSHYITDEIEEMLKQQFGIFHTHIHVEPMQKEPMMT, encoded by the coding sequence ATGAATTCACTTTCTAATAAAGAAGCTGATAAAGGTGCGATTGTCAGCATTATTGCCTACATATTTTTATCTTCCATAAAAATTATCATTAGTTATATTACCCTCTCTAGCGCATTACGTGCAGATGGTTTAAATAACTTAACAGATATTGGCGCCTCTTTAGCTATATTAATTGGTCTAAAAATTTCTCGTAAACCTCGTGATCCAGATCATCCATATGGACATTCTCGCGCAGAACAAATCGCCTCACTTGTTGCCTCCTTTATTATGGCAACGGTTGGTTTAGAAGTTGTCATAAGTGCCGTTCAATCATTTTTCAATCCGCAGCAAACGGCACCTAATGTACTTGCAGCGTGGATTTCCCTATTTTGTGCTGTCGTCATGTACGGTGTGTATAGGTATAATAAAAAAATTGCACAACGAACAAAAAGTAAAGCTTTAGAAGCAGCTGCAAAAGATAATTTATCCGATGCACTCGTTAGTATTGGTACAGTTATAGGCATTGTCGCTTCACAATTCCATATGCCGATTTTGGATCCAATTGCAGCTTTAGTTGTCGGTCTTATCATTTGTAAAACTGCATGGGACATTTTCGTAGAATCTTCTCATATGTTAACAGACGGAATTGACCCTGATAAAATGGAAGAATATTCGCAAGCTGTGCAGCTTGTTTCAGGAGTGGAACATATTGTCGACATTCGTGCCCGTATGTATGGAAATCAAACATACGTAGATATTACAATTGAAGTAGATGCTCATATGGATGTCAGTCGAAGCCATTATATTACCGATGAAATTGAAGAAATGTTAAAGCAACAGTTTGGGATTTTTCATACCCACATTCATGTTGAACCTATGCAAAAAGAACCTATGATGACATAG
- a CDS encoding YjcZ family sporulation protein: protein MGFSCGSCGFAGGFALVVVLFILLIIVGAACFC from the coding sequence ATGGGCTTTAGTTGTGGCAGTTGTGGCTTTGCTGGAGGATTCGCCTTAGTTGTTGTGCTCTTTATATTATTAATCATAGTTGGAGCTGCTTGCTTCTGCTAA
- a CDS encoding YozD family protein: MKEIEVVIDTEEIAEFFYEQLIERGYVPKREEIEDLADITFEYLLEKCMIDEVFEEEEE; the protein is encoded by the coding sequence ATGAAGGAAATTGAAGTCGTAATTGATACGGAAGAAATTGCGGAGTTTTTTTATGAGCAACTAATTGAAAGAGGATATGTACCAAAACGAGAAGAAATCGAAGATCTAGCTGATATTACATTTGAATATTTACTTGAGAAGTGCATGATTGATGAAGTCTTTGAAGAAGAAGAAGAGTGA
- a CDS encoding thioredoxin family protein: MKEIKSDKEFKDIIASGEPVVVKFFTTWCPDCVRMDNFIEDVMEEFNKFEWYSINKDEFPQIAEEYQVMGIPSLLVYQNGEKLGHLHSANAKTEEQVTEFLEAY, encoded by the coding sequence ATGAAAGAAATCAAGAGCGACAAGGAATTCAAGGACATTATCGCAAGCGGGGAGCCAGTAGTTGTTAAGTTCTTTACAACATGGTGCCCAGATTGCGTACGTATGGACAATTTTATCGAAGATGTAATGGAAGAGTTCAATAAATTTGAATGGTATTCTATTAATAAAGATGAATTCCCACAAATCGCTGAAGAGTATCAAGTAATGGGTATCCCAAGTTTACTTGTATATCAAAATGGTGAAAAACTAGGTCATTTACATAGTGCAAATGCAAAAACAGAAGAGCAAGTTACTGAGTTTTTAGAAGCATACTAA
- a CDS encoding serine hydrolase domain-containing protein, translating into MKTRSQFTLASLALLIAGGSLLYTAPTSIVKAEPTQNISSSLQTSTQRDHNSVKQAMRDTLHLGFPGILVKTSEGGKTWSYATGIADLRTKKPMKTNFRFRIGSVTKTFTATVVLQLAGENRLNLDDSIEKWLPGVIQGNGYDAKQITIRQILNHTSGIAEYSRSKEADFTDTKKLFTADELVKIGISMPPDFAPGKGWSYSNTGYVLLGILIEKVTGNSYAEEIENRIIEPLELENTFLPGNSSVIPGTKHARGYLQPDGASELKDVTYFNPSIGSSAGEMISTADDLNKFFSSLLDSKLLKKQQLKEMLTTVPTGRADIGDGYGLGIYETKLPNGVSIWGHSGGIPGFGTFAGGTLGGKHTLAVSLNSMGRANNPDPFKNILLAEFSK; encoded by the coding sequence ATGAAAACACGGAGTCAGTTTACATTGGCAAGTTTGGCCCTTTTAATAGCTGGAGGTTCCCTGTTATACACAGCGCCAACTTCAATTGTAAAAGCAGAGCCCACTCAAAATATATCTAGTTCGTTACAAACAAGCACTCAACGAGATCATAATTCCGTCAAACAAGCAATGCGGGATACATTGCACCTTGGATTCCCGGGGATACTTGTTAAAACTTCTGAGGGTGGAAAAACGTGGAGTTATGCTACTGGGATCGCGGACCTAAGAACCAAAAAACCAATGAAAACAAATTTTCGCTTTCGCATTGGTAGCGTGACGAAGACGTTCACCGCAACGGTTGTACTTCAATTAGCCGGAGAGAACCGCTTGAATCTAGACGACTCCATCGAAAAATGGTTGCCTGGTGTCATTCAAGGAAACGGATATGATGCTAAACAGATTACTATCCGGCAGATATTGAACCATACAAGTGGCATCGCTGAATACTCAAGGTCAAAAGAAGCTGATTTTACAGATACAAAAAAATTGTTTACCGCTGACGAACTAGTGAAGATTGGAATTTCGATGCCCCCAGACTTTGCCCCAGGAAAGGGCTGGTCCTACTCAAACACAGGATACGTATTACTGGGTATCCTTATTGAAAAAGTAACCGGAAACAGCTATGCGGAAGAGATTGAAAATCGGATTATTGAACCACTTGAATTGGAGAATACATTCCTACCTGGCAATTCAAGCGTTATTCCAGGCACCAAGCATGCACGTGGATATTTACAACCAGACGGAGCAAGTGAGCTAAAAGACGTTACATATTTTAACCCAAGTATAGGTAGCTCGGCTGGAGAGATGATTTCTACTGCTGACGACTTGAACAAATTCTTCTCTTCCTTGCTCGATAGCAAATTACTGAAGAAGCAGCAACTAAAAGAAATGCTTACTACAGTTCCTACTGGAAGAGCAGATATTGGCGATGGATATGGTCTTGGAATCTATGAGACTAAGCTTCCAAATGGTGTCTCGATATGGGGACACTCAGGTGGCATTCCAGGGTTTGGTACTTTTGCTGGAGGTACACTTGGAGGAAAGCATACGTTGGCCGTCAGTTTGAACAGTATGGGTAGAGCTAACAATCCTGACCCTTTTAAAAATATTTTACTTGCTGAATTTAGCAAGTAA
- a CDS encoding glycosyltransferase, with protein MTETNVSSGVDLKKDVKFSIIIPAHNEEKYISKCLDSISKASEAYKDQTEVIVVLNRCTDKTKEIAKSYNCITLENNDKNLSKIRNAGAKIASGEIIITIDADTQMTESMLSNVDNYLASDKYIGGGVTGKFERISLGIFVSAILIIIPLFFKYGAISVGIFWCYRKDFMAINGFNENMLMAEDADFAKRLKEWGKQNNMKFGTIKNGMITSCRRFDKFGDWALLKNPKIISAYLKGNDKKYADKTYYDNQER; from the coding sequence ATGACTGAAACAAACGTATCTTCAGGAGTCGATTTAAAAAAAGATGTAAAATTTTCTATTATAATTCCTGCACACAATGAAGAAAAGTACATTAGCAAATGTTTAGATTCAATTTCAAAGGCATCAGAGGCATATAAAGATCAAACTGAAGTCATAGTTGTTTTAAATCGTTGTACAGATAAAACAAAGGAAATAGCAAAGTCGTATAACTGTATTACATTAGAAAATAACGATAAAAACTTATCCAAAATCCGAAATGCAGGGGCCAAAATAGCTAGCGGAGAAATAATTATTACTATAGACGCTGACACCCAAATGACAGAGTCTATGTTGTCTAATGTAGACAACTATTTAGCCTCAGATAAATACATTGGCGGCGGGGTAACTGGGAAGTTTGAAAGAATATCTTTAGGAATATTCGTTTCCGCAATATTAATAATAATCCCCTTATTTTTTAAGTATGGAGCTATATCTGTAGGGATTTTTTGGTGCTACAGAAAAGACTTTATGGCGATCAACGGATTTAATGAAAACATGCTTATGGCAGAAGATGCAGATTTTGCTAAACGGTTAAAAGAATGGGGAAAGCAAAATAATATGAAATTCGGTACAATTAAAAATGGAATGATAACTTCGTGCAGAAGATTTGATAAATTTGGAGACTGGGCTTTACTTAAAAATCCAAAAATAATCTCAGCCTATCTAAAAGGAAATGATAAAAAATACGCAGATAAAACTTATTATGATAACCAAGAAAGATAA
- a CDS encoding SMI1/KNR4 family protein: MNILEKLNEAFTLEAQESPASKEAIQELQKFSSIDVPLDYLEVIQHSTNAEINVQNELYIRIWSPTDCIEMNEAHDIQKYIPNSLAIGDDEGGKALLYVDGKEGFGLYTVDFGDLDIEEIIKIAPSLKALLIDGVGVEELLS, encoded by the coding sequence ATGAATATTCTAGAAAAATTAAATGAGGCCTTCACATTAGAAGCTCAGGAATCACCAGCGAGTAAAGAGGCTATTCAAGAATTACAAAAATTCTCATCAATAGATGTACCATTAGATTATTTAGAAGTGATCCAACATAGTACAAATGCAGAGATTAATGTACAAAATGAACTTTACATACGTATTTGGAGCCCTACTGATTGCATAGAGATGAATGAAGCGCATGATATTCAAAAATATATACCAAATTCACTGGCAATCGGTGATGATGAAGGCGGAAAAGCATTACTATATGTAGATGGAAAAGAAGGATTCGGATTATATACAGTGGATTTTGGCGATTTAGATATTGAAGAGATAATTAAAATAGCTCCTTCATTAAAAGCATTGTTAATAGATGGTGTCGGAGTAGAGGAATTGTTGTCATAG
- a CDS encoding DUF3930 family protein, with protein MEYQYEVEQTKEEIMHEDKWADSLIKGLFIFLIIAGIPYTAYVFVQFLLSF; from the coding sequence ATGGAATATCAATATGAAGTAGAGCAAACAAAAGAAGAGATCATGCATGAGGATAAATGGGCAGACTCTCTTATTAAAGGGCTTTTTATTTTTTTAATCATTGCAGGCATACCTTACACAGCATATGTTTTTGTTCAATTTCTTCTATCTTTCTAG
- a CDS encoding serine/threonine protein kinase, whose translation MNLRRILAWFDRPLRKSTIVAQRYKIASVIGMGSYGFTYVVNDFQTNRNKVLKQLRQSKQRYKSGRKSFELEKEILKKLDHPKIPSLYDHFTWEKQLFFVMEYMPGKNFEDFIFLEGYVYEEREVFQILYEVLELVAYFHSKGIIHRDLRIPNILMTENQISIIDFGLARFKGESDERAASYEGEQALMREVHYRSDFYALGHFTLFLLYAGYESTEKKEKPWYEELQLEEENREIIMRMLQMKTPYYENVQDIRKDIGHALERMGDSCFKNF comes from the coding sequence ATGAATTTACGTCGTATACTTGCTTGGTTTGATAGACCACTGCGTAAAAGTACAATTGTTGCACAGCGTTATAAAATTGCATCAGTAATTGGAATGGGCAGCTACGGGTTTACATATGTTGTGAATGATTTCCAGACAAATAGAAATAAAGTTTTAAAACAACTAAGACAAAGTAAGCAAAGGTATAAGTCTGGTCGAAAATCATTTGAGCTAGAGAAAGAGATTTTAAAAAAGTTAGATCATCCTAAAATTCCAAGCTTATATGATCACTTCACGTGGGAGAAACAACTGTTTTTTGTCATGGAGTATATGCCAGGGAAGAATTTTGAAGATTTTATTTTTTTAGAGGGTTATGTATACGAAGAGCGTGAAGTGTTTCAAATTTTATACGAAGTATTAGAGCTCGTTGCTTATTTTCATAGTAAAGGTATTATCCATCGAGATTTACGTATTCCTAATATTTTAATGACAGAAAATCAAATCAGTATTATTGATTTCGGATTAGCTAGATTTAAAGGAGAAAGTGACGAGCGAGCTGCCTCCTATGAGGGGGAACAAGCTTTGATGCGAGAGGTTCACTATCGTAGTGATTTTTATGCACTAGGTCATTTTACATTATTTTTGTTATATGCTGGTTATGAATCTACTGAAAAGAAAGAAAAGCCATGGTATGAAGAGTTGCAGCTAGAAGAAGAAAATCGTGAAATAATTATGCGAATGTTACAAATGAAAACTCCATACTATGAAAATGTACAAGATATTAGAAAAGATATAGGTCATGCGTTAGAAAGGATGGGAGATTCATGTTTCAAAAATTTTTAG
- a CDS encoding sporulation protein, whose product MFQKFLASVGIGNAKVDTVLEKDEYVVGEEIVGMVHITGGSVSQQIESIYLTLSTSYVREVDDKKVTATCDLERVLLTEPFSIEPNEKVEIPFSFPMPIEAPLTFGMKTVWIHTGLDIKRSIDPSDRDYIQVLPNVLLNSVLDSVKQLGFKVRHVECEELPRHLRKQIPFAQEFEFIPVSGEYYGKLDELELLILPRAYDRLDIIMEVDRKSRGLAGLFAEALDLDEKVIRFTVTREDIPTMQQKINNYIFQ is encoded by the coding sequence ATGTTTCAAAAATTTTTAGCAAGTGTCGGTATTGGAAATGCAAAAGTAGATACAGTTCTTGAAAAAGATGAGTATGTAGTTGGAGAGGAAATAGTAGGCATGGTTCATATAACTGGGGGATCAGTTAGCCAACAAATTGAAAGCATTTACTTAACATTATCAACCTCGTACGTACGGGAGGTTGATGATAAAAAGGTAACTGCAACGTGTGATTTAGAGAGAGTCCTTTTAACAGAACCTTTTTCTATAGAGCCAAATGAAAAGGTAGAAATTCCGTTTTCGTTCCCAATGCCAATTGAGGCGCCGCTTACATTTGGAATGAAAACGGTTTGGATTCATACAGGTCTTGATATTAAACGGAGTATTGATCCAAGTGATCGTGATTATATTCAAGTATTGCCGAATGTACTTTTAAACAGTGTGTTAGATAGTGTAAAGCAATTAGGGTTTAAAGTTCGCCATGTAGAGTGTGAAGAATTGCCACGTCACTTACGTAAGCAAATCCCGTTCGCTCAAGAATTTGAGTTTATTCCCGTTTCAGGAGAGTATTACGGGAAACTGGACGAATTAGAGTTATTAATATTGCCACGAGCTTATGACAGATTAGATATCATTATGGAAGTAGATAGAAAATCACGTGGATTAGCCGGTTTATTTGCAGAAGCTTTGGATCTTGATGAAAAGGTTATTCGCTTTACAGTAACACGTGAAGATATCCCAACAATGCAGCAAAAAATTAACAATTATATTTTTCAATAA
- a CDS encoding site-specific integrase has translation MSPPTAGADAKTVNTWTEEEVLQFLNHAKESRYYIAYLLAITCGMRKGEILGLQWKDIDFERRTLSVNRSLSHITKEFHEPKTSTGKRLIVLPEITLQALQEHLQKIYEEKERYGDGYNNYDLVCPTFNGNPCNFRSLTQLWKKLIKKSEVPDIRFHDLRHTHATLMLKQGIHPKIVSERFGHKRVGITLDTYSHVVPDLQEKAVEDFANNLFQKH, from the coding sequence ATTAGTCCCCCTACTGCTGGTGCCGATGCCAAAACGGTAAATACATGGACTGAAGAAGAAGTTCTTCAATTTCTAAATCACGCAAAAGAAAGCCGCTATTACATTGCTTATTTACTTGCTATTACATGTGGAATGCGTAAAGGAGAAATTTTAGGACTACAATGGAAAGATATTGATTTTGAGAGACGAACTTTATCTGTTAATCGTTCCCTCTCGCATATCACCAAAGAATTTCATGAGCCTAAAACATCTACAGGAAAAAGATTAATTGTTCTGCCTGAAATTACTCTACAGGCACTTCAAGAACATCTTCAGAAAATATATGAAGAAAAAGAACGGTATGGCGATGGATATAATAATTATGATTTAGTCTGTCCTACCTTTAATGGTAACCCCTGCAATTTCAGAAGTTTGACACAGCTCTGGAAAAAGCTTATAAAGAAAAGTGAGGTTCCTGATATTCGGTTCCACGATCTAAGACATACCCATGCAACATTAATGTTGAAACAAGGTATTCATCCAAAGATTGTTAGTGAACGATTTGGACATAAAAGAGTAGGCATCACATTGGACACCTACTCACATGTTGTACCAGACCTACAAGAAAAAGCAGTCGAAGATTTTGCAAATAATCTATTTCAAAAACACTAA
- a CDS encoding phosphatase PAP2 family protein, whose translation MKRYRHLYLLSCTLLIGFVGLSLSYHTTCVEKFDDVITHFIQSFRNDYLTSYFMWMSYIGSKRIYFPLLIIAVMYFFVRKRLLSALFLMTNYYGSRYLNSMLKLWYERPRPDVSQLVTATGYSFPSGHTMNATAFLGFIAYVTITEHRITLHKKLLIIFITCFVVFSISVSRVYLGVHYPSDILAGWAAGGSWLVLCVIFHKAFIKKEPMSS comes from the coding sequence GTGAAACGATATCGACATTTATACTTGTTAAGTTGCACGTTACTCATTGGTTTTGTCGGACTATCACTTTCGTATCATACCACTTGTGTTGAAAAATTTGATGATGTCATTACACACTTTATTCAAAGTTTCCGAAACGATTATTTGACATCTTATTTTATGTGGATGTCTTATATCGGATCAAAAAGAATATATTTCCCATTACTTATTATAGCTGTAATGTACTTCTTTGTTCGAAAGAGATTGTTAAGTGCATTATTTTTAATGACTAACTATTATGGATCTCGTTATCTTAACAGTATGCTCAAGCTATGGTATGAACGGCCAAGACCTGATGTGTCACAGCTTGTCACAGCAACTGGATATAGCTTTCCGAGCGGTCATACGATGAATGCCACCGCCTTTTTAGGATTTATTGCATACGTCACAATTACAGAACATCGTATTACATTGCATAAAAAGTTGCTGATTATTTTTATTACATGTTTTGTAGTATTTTCTATTTCTGTTAGCCGAGTGTATCTAGGTGTCCATTATCCATCCGATATATTAGCGGGTTGGGCAGCGGGCGGAAGCTGGCTCGTTTTATGCGTTATATTTCATAAAGCATTCATTAAAAAAGAACCTATGTCATCATAG
- a CDS encoding glycosyltransferase family protein yields the protein MRILFLESSQIWTNNLPRGFQVNGHDVLISGPLKKETLPKILDEFQPDFAISIGWGMEQTKEKQDLIKKQMKRTRIPLIYWAVEDPAYTEIWSIPLVKRMEPDFVFTICPQTIETYKKLGVLSAHLDFGFEETIHCPVQQYSNYRSQIAVVANAYPHILEQYPNHFRRKAINVLIRPLIERNIRIDFWGEEWEKMNSFFGFDIPREWIHGHLPYTEAHKVYNSSDIIIGLQNYPNLLTQRTYEILGSGGFLITMNTPGVRRWFQPGKELIISSSPEETVQMINYYLKHSEKRKFIQEHGNAAVQIHSYQARAKHIIDTLIEQGIVRKETEKQDRGEIMFFHDIDEKTFETYVIKKGDTLYKISQKLGVSIKELKHLNELSSDMIMENEILKIREKF from the coding sequence ATGCGTATTCTTTTTTTAGAAAGTAGTCAAATCTGGACGAACAATTTACCTAGGGGTTTTCAAGTGAACGGACATGATGTATTGATTTCAGGTCCTTTAAAAAAGGAAACTCTCCCCAAAATATTAGATGAATTCCAACCGGATTTTGCTATTTCAATTGGATGGGGAATGGAACAAACGAAAGAAAAACAGGATTTAATAAAGAAACAGATGAAACGAACGCGGATTCCTTTAATATATTGGGCGGTAGAAGATCCGGCGTATACAGAAATATGGTCTATTCCATTAGTAAAAAGGATGGAACCGGATTTCGTTTTTACGATTTGTCCTCAAACAATTGAAACGTATAAGAAGTTAGGAGTGCTCTCAGCCCATTTAGATTTTGGCTTCGAAGAAACCATTCATTGTCCTGTTCAACAATATTCAAACTATCGCTCCCAAATAGCGGTAGTTGCAAATGCTTATCCTCATATTTTGGAACAATACCCTAATCATTTTCGTCGGAAGGCTATAAATGTATTAATTCGTCCGCTTATTGAAAGAAATATTAGAATTGATTTTTGGGGAGAAGAATGGGAAAAAATGAATTCCTTTTTTGGATTTGATATACCGCGTGAGTGGATTCATGGTCATCTTCCATATACAGAAGCGCATAAAGTGTATAATTCATCAGATATTATAATAGGATTACAAAATTACCCCAATCTTTTAACCCAGCGGACATATGAAATTTTAGGGTCTGGTGGATTCCTCATAACAATGAATACTCCAGGAGTGAGAAGGTGGTTTCAACCAGGGAAAGAGTTGATTATATCTTCGTCACCAGAAGAAACTGTTCAAATGATAAATTATTATTTGAAGCATTCCGAAAAACGAAAATTCATTCAAGAACATGGGAATGCAGCAGTCCAAATACATTCATATCAAGCTCGTGCAAAACACATCATCGATACGTTGATTGAGCAAGGAATAGTCCGTAAGGAAACGGAAAAACAGGATAGAGGCGAAATCATGTTTTTTCATGATATAGATGAAAAAACATTTGAAACATATGTAATAAAAAAAGGAGATACTTTGTATAAAATATCTCAAAAACTTGGTGTATCGATTAAAGAATTAAAACATCTGAATGAGTTATCGTCGGATATGATAATGGAAAATGAAATTTTGAAAATAAGAGAAAAATTTTAA
- a CDS encoding YjcZ family sporulation protein: protein MGFSCGSCGFAGGFALVVVLFILLIIVGAACFC from the coding sequence ATGGGCTTTAGTTGTGGCAGTTGTGGCTTCGCTGGAGGCTTTGCCTTAGTCGTTGTACTCTTTATATTATTAATCATAGTTGGAGCTGCTTGCTTCTGCTAA
- a CDS encoding C1q-like domain-containing protein has translation MNYYYCKYCNSYKEKHHDCHKKSSKYYDKCDKKHEEKLCVNVKVDCCSDDKLYNLVRASAFRAVSTANLNVPANTFVKVLFQNEQFDLANEYNPATSTFIPATRGVYSVLGTIAFIPNNPNLDYRARVEIRVNGNPAIAIDNDFFGGGVNFSNAVNVSTILQLQAGDRVEIFAQSSIAGVIALNVNGANSTHFEAARFPSPIA, from the coding sequence TTGAATTATTACTATTGTAAATATTGTAATAGTTACAAGGAGAAACATCATGATTGTCACAAAAAAAGCAGTAAATATTATGACAAGTGCGATAAAAAGCATGAGGAAAAACTCTGTGTTAATGTAAAAGTGGATTGTTGTTCTGATGATAAGCTGTATAATCTTGTAAGAGCATCTGCCTTTAGAGCTGTCAGCACAGCAAATCTAAATGTTCCCGCGAATACTTTCGTAAAAGTTCTATTTCAAAATGAACAATTTGATTTAGCGAATGAATACAATCCAGCTACATCGACATTTATCCCAGCGACAAGAGGAGTATATTCAGTTCTTGGAACCATTGCGTTTATTCCTAATAACCCGAATTTAGATTATAGAGCAAGGGTGGAAATCCGGGTAAATGGGAATCCGGCTATCGCTATCGATAATGACTTTTTTGGTGGAGGGGTGAATTTTTCGAATGCAGTAAACGTTTCTACCATTCTTCAACTACAAGCAGGTGACCGAGTCGAAATTTTTGCACAGAGTAGCATTGCTGGTGTTATTGCACTAAATGTTAATGGTGCAAATAGTACGCACTTTGAAGCTGCTAGATTCCCATCTCCAATTGCATAA
- a CDS encoding glycosyltransferase family protein: protein MRVLFLESHPMWIYGLPNGFCDADHEVLISGAITEDGIRQMISNYKPDLIITMGHTLEHTKEKQLLIRKYVKPSNIPHIYWATEDPGYTFTFSLPLIQTIQPDFVFTICPARVDFYKEQGIQAAHLDFGYHLSVHSPTKVEEKYNVDLAVVANGYPMLYEKRPDHFRFKALKTLISPFLEENSRIDFLGRYWDEMDHIIGREIPNEWIHGYLPYTEANKVYSSADIVLGVQNHLTQVTQRTYEVLGSGGILLTNDTPEIRGLFQPGEDLIVSSSAKETIDLVKYYLNNPEERMKIKEAGMKKVKRHSYEQRAKYIIKTIIEARLISGEFLKTGEGSMTHYYDVLKKEYDIYVVQPHDNLWRISERFGVSIEKLKRLNELKTDNINVNQLLKIRKK, encoded by the coding sequence TTGCGAGTTTTATTTTTAGAAAGTCATCCGATGTGGATTTATGGACTTCCAAATGGTTTTTGCGATGCAGACCATGAAGTACTGATTTCGGGAGCGATTACTGAAGATGGAATACGTCAAATGATTTCGAATTATAAACCAGATCTCATCATTACAATGGGGCACACGTTAGAGCATACAAAGGAAAAGCAATTATTAATTCGAAAATATGTTAAACCTTCAAATATTCCTCATATTTATTGGGCGACAGAAGACCCAGGATATACTTTCACTTTTTCTCTCCCGTTAATTCAAACTATCCAACCAGATTTTGTTTTTACCATTTGCCCAGCAAGAGTCGATTTTTATAAAGAACAGGGTATCCAAGCCGCACATTTAGATTTTGGATATCATTTAAGTGTTCATTCTCCTACAAAGGTTGAAGAGAAATATAATGTCGATCTTGCTGTTGTAGCAAACGGATATCCAATGCTTTATGAAAAAAGACCAGACCATTTTCGATTTAAGGCACTTAAAACATTAATTAGTCCATTTTTAGAAGAGAATAGTAGAATTGATTTTTTGGGGCGTTACTGGGATGAAATGGATCATATTATAGGGAGAGAAATCCCCAATGAATGGATTCACGGATACCTTCCTTATACGGAAGCAAATAAAGTGTATAGTTCAGCAGATATTGTTTTAGGAGTACAAAATCACTTAACTCAAGTTACTCAACGAACGTATGAGGTACTCGGATCCGGAGGGATTTTACTAACGAACGATACTCCAGAAATAAGAGGGCTTTTTCAACCTGGAGAAGATCTTATCGTTTCTTCTTCAGCAAAAGAAACGATAGATTTAGTTAAATACTATTTAAATAATCCGGAAGAACGTATGAAGATAAAAGAAGCAGGAATGAAGAAAGTTAAAAGGCACTCATATGAACAACGAGCTAAATATATTATTAAAACCATTATTGAGGCTAGACTTATTTCGGGAGAATTTTTGAAAACAGGGGAAGGAAGCATGACACATTACTACGATGTGCTAAAGAAGGAATATGATATATATGTTGTGCAACCGCACGATAATTTATGGAGGATTTCTGAGAGATTTGGGGTAAGTATAGAAAAACTTAAACGGTTAAATGAATTAAAAACAGACAATATTAACGTCAATCAATTGTTAAAAATCAGGAAGAAGTGA